One segment of Desulfosudis oleivorans Hxd3 DNA contains the following:
- a CDS encoding peptide chain release factor 3: MKTENKISQRQINRRRTFGIISHPDAGKTTLTEKLLLFGGAIQMAGAVKARKAGRHATSDWMAIEQERGISVTSSVMKFDYRDYEINLLDTPGHQDFSEDTYRVLTAVDSAVMVIDSVKGVETQTRKLMEVCRMRNTPILTFVNKLDREGLSPIDILGDIEDKLQIECAPLSWPIGMGKRFKGTYNLHRGELVLFTPGQERLTGDTVTIQNLDDPLLDQVLGSQADQLREDVALLEGAATPFDLDYFLKGGQTPVFFGSAINNFGVRELLDTFVEIAPGPQPRAAVTRTVTPDEPAFSGFVFKIQANMDPAHRDRIAFLRVCSGRFVRGMRVRHHRIGKEIQIANPIIFMAQDRAFVEEAWPGDIIGIHNHGTIRIGDTFSEKEPLAFTGVPNFAPELFRRVILRSPLKAKQLQKGIDQLVEEGAIQVFRPLANNAIILGAVGVLQFEVTMARLKAEYGVDAVYEPVDYSVARWVHCDDRKLLSLFEKDRQANLARDAEGNLTYLAQNEWQFNYMAEKWPDIGFSKTRECQ; the protein is encoded by the coding sequence ATGAAAACTGAAAATAAAATTTCTCAGCGGCAGATCAACCGGCGCCGCACCTTCGGCATTATCAGCCATCCCGACGCCGGCAAAACCACCCTGACCGAAAAGCTGCTGCTGTTCGGCGGCGCCATTCAGATGGCCGGCGCGGTCAAGGCCCGCAAGGCCGGCCGCCACGCCACCAGCGACTGGATGGCCATTGAGCAGGAGCGCGGCATCTCAGTGACCAGCTCGGTGATGAAGTTCGACTACCGCGACTACGAGATCAACCTGCTGGACACTCCCGGCCACCAGGACTTTTCCGAAGACACCTACCGGGTGCTCACCGCCGTGGACAGCGCGGTGATGGTGATCGACAGCGTCAAGGGCGTGGAGACCCAGACCCGCAAGCTGATGGAGGTGTGCCGGATGCGCAACACCCCCATTCTCACCTTTGTCAACAAGCTGGACCGGGAGGGCCTGTCGCCCATCGATATTCTGGGCGATATCGAAGACAAACTCCAGATCGAGTGCGCGCCCCTCTCCTGGCCCATCGGCATGGGCAAACGGTTCAAGGGAACCTACAACCTTCATCGCGGCGAGCTGGTCCTGTTTACCCCCGGCCAGGAGCGCCTGACCGGCGATACGGTGACCATTCAAAATCTGGACGATCCCCTGCTGGACCAGGTCCTGGGCAGCCAGGCCGACCAGTTGCGCGAAGACGTGGCCCTGCTGGAAGGCGCGGCCACCCCCTTTGACCTGGACTATTTTTTAAAAGGGGGCCAGACCCCGGTCTTTTTCGGCAGCGCCATCAACAACTTCGGTGTGCGCGAGCTTCTGGACACCTTTGTGGAGATCGCCCCCGGCCCCCAGCCCCGGGCCGCCGTTACCCGCACCGTGACACCGGATGAGCCGGCCTTTTCCGGGTTTGTGTTTAAAATTCAGGCCAACATGGACCCGGCCCACCGGGACCGGATCGCCTTTCTGCGGGTCTGCTCGGGCCGGTTTGTGCGGGGCATGCGGGTGCGCCACCACCGCATCGGCAAGGAGATTCAGATCGCCAACCCCATCATCTTCATGGCCCAGGACCGGGCCTTTGTGGAAGAGGCATGGCCGGGCGACATCATCGGCATTCACAACCACGGCACCATTCGCATCGGCGACACCTTTTCGGAAAAAGAGCCCCTGGCCTTTACCGGGGTCCCCAATTTCGCGCCCGAGCTTTTTCGCCGGGTGATATTGCGGTCGCCCTTAAAGGCAAAACAGCTTCAGAAAGGTATTGATCAGCTGGTGGAGGAGGGGGCCATTCAGGTGTTCCGGCCCCTGGCGAACAACGCCATCATTCTGGGGGCCGTGGGCGTCTTGCAGTTCGAGGTGACCATGGCCCGGCTCAAGGCCGAATACGGGGTGGATGCCGTTTACGAGCCGGTGGATTACAGCGTGGCCCGCTGGGTCCACTGCGATGACCGCAAGCTGCTGTCGCTGTTTGAAAAGGACCGCCAGGCCAACCTGGCCCGCGACGCCGAGGGCAACCTCACCTACCTGGCCCAGAACGAATGGCAGTTCAACTACATGGCGGAAAAGTGGCCGGACATCGGGTTTTCAAAAACCCGGGAGTGCCAGTAG
- a CDS encoding type II toxin-antitoxin system VapC family toxin encodes MVLVDTSVWVAHFRDGSPGLAALLNDGRVMCHPLIVGELACGNLKDRAVILTHLQLLPMSTEAEHHEVLAFIENHHLMGKGLGYVDMHLLASAALTGVPLWTFDKKLAQASDILGIKFTSPKNPS; translated from the coding sequence ATGGTGCTTGTGGACACATCGGTCTGGGTTGCCCATTTCAGGGATGGATCTCCCGGGCTTGCCGCCCTGCTCAATGACGGAAGGGTGATGTGCCACCCGCTGATTGTGGGCGAGCTGGCCTGCGGCAATCTCAAGGACCGGGCCGTCATCCTGACCCACCTGCAATTGCTGCCGATGAGCACCGAGGCCGAGCATCATGAGGTGCTGGCGTTTATTGAGAACCACCACCTGATGGGAAAAGGGCTGGGGTATGTGGATATGCATCTTCTGGCATCCGCCGCGCTGACCGGCGTGCCCCTCTGGACCTTTGACAAAAAACTGGCACAGGCATCCGATATCCTTGGCATAAAATTCACTTCCCCGAAAAACCCGTCATGA
- a CDS encoding ABC1 kinase family protein — translation MKTRTVRIIMNNRKGLPPSSPAYRDTLFSRTGRVVNRSCALVFNILGNTEKLVGDILRDSFAVAGEAEAVYARAWDRAASVNAAIRSAPRFTRLFSDLVRIVASYRIHSVKSRFLSDAEAAQALEALHQKNARRIYDLCVEMRGGLIKIGQFASTYTNALPPAYIEYLGRLQDRVPPVPYKAIARRIESEFGRPAEQVFARVDPEPIAAASLAQVHPAELHDGTRVVIKVQMPDIENTAEIDLTAFTIAADLTNDLFPALGLSEISRALADSVKKELDYRQELANILRFNRQTVDDPRVVAPKVYPGLSTQRILTMEKLEGEHLIPFLEAAAPDRRNRLLALIAESFCSQIVTHGFFHADPHPGNMFVLPGDRLGLIDFGCVEHFSAGTYALYMEMISAILSRDAESMARLFESMGFSAGAGAGAPLREMATDFIELLMLDPDQSLADVDTTQKLTRGLELIKKYPGIRVPRHFVLLGRVLLTLGGIMMRYNPDINVFMLMVDQMGKNKL, via the coding sequence ATGAAGACCAGAACCGTTCGGATAATAATGAATAACCGCAAAGGCCTGCCCCCTTCATCCCCGGCATACCGGGATACGCTTTTCTCCCGAACGGGCCGGGTGGTCAACCGCTCCTGCGCGCTGGTATTCAACATTCTGGGAAACACGGAAAAACTCGTGGGTGATATCCTTCGCGATTCGTTTGCCGTTGCCGGTGAAGCCGAGGCCGTGTATGCCAGGGCATGGGACCGCGCCGCCTCGGTGAACGCGGCCATTCGATCGGCCCCGCGCTTTACCCGCCTTTTCAGCGATCTTGTCCGCATCGTGGCAAGCTATCGTATCCATTCTGTAAAATCCCGGTTTTTATCCGATGCCGAGGCAGCGCAGGCCCTTGAAGCGCTGCATCAGAAAAACGCCCGACGGATTTATGACCTTTGCGTGGAGATGCGCGGCGGCCTGATCAAGATCGGCCAGTTTGCCTCCACCTACACAAACGCCCTGCCCCCTGCCTACATCGAATACCTTGGCCGTCTTCAGGACCGGGTGCCGCCTGTCCCCTATAAAGCCATTGCCCGGCGGATCGAGTCTGAATTCGGCCGGCCGGCGGAACAGGTGTTTGCCCGGGTCGACCCTGAACCCATCGCGGCGGCCTCCCTGGCCCAGGTCCACCCGGCCGAACTGCACGACGGCACCCGTGTGGTGATCAAAGTGCAGATGCCTGATATTGAGAACACGGCGGAAATCGATCTGACCGCCTTTACCATTGCCGCGGACCTCACCAACGACCTGTTTCCGGCCCTGGGCCTTTCTGAAATCAGCCGGGCCCTGGCAGACTCGGTGAAAAAGGAGCTTGACTACCGCCAGGAGCTGGCCAACATTCTCAGGTTCAACAGGCAGACCGTGGATGATCCGCGCGTGGTCGCCCCCAAAGTCTACCCCGGGCTTTCCACCCAGCGCATTCTGACCATGGAAAAACTGGAAGGCGAGCACCTGATTCCTTTTCTGGAAGCCGCCGCTCCTGACCGAAGAAATCGGCTGCTGGCCCTGATCGCCGAAAGTTTTTGCAGCCAGATCGTGACCCACGGTTTTTTTCATGCCGACCCCCATCCGGGTAACATGTTCGTGCTGCCCGGTGACCGGCTGGGCCTTATAGACTTCGGCTGCGTGGAGCATTTTTCAGCCGGGACCTACGCCCTGTATATGGAAATGATCTCCGCCATTCTGTCCCGGGACGCGGAGAGCATGGCCCGACTGTTTGAAAGCATGGGGTTTTCCGCCGGCGCCGGGGCAGGGGCGCCCCTGCGGGAAATGGCAACGGACTTTATCGAGCTTCTGATGCTCGACCCGGACCAGAGCCTGGCCGACGTGGACACAACGCAAAAACTCACCAGGGGGCTGGAGCTGATCAAAAAATATCCCGGCATTCGGGTGCCCCGCCATTTTGTCCTTCTGGGCCGGGTCCTGCTGACTCTGGGCGGCATCATGATGCGCTACAACCCGGATATCAATGTTTTCATGCTCATGGTGGATCAGATGGGCAAAAACAAATTGTAA
- a CDS encoding type II toxin-antitoxin system VapB family antitoxin codes for MRTTLNIEDGLIDKASKMTGIKEKTALVKLGLEALIARESGKRLARLGGTQKQLEAVPRRKGA; via the coding sequence ATGAGAACAACACTGAATATCGAAGACGGCCTGATCGATAAGGCGTCTAAAATGACCGGTATAAAAGAAAAAACCGCTCTTGTAAAACTGGGGCTGGAGGCCCTGATTGCCAGGGAAAGCGGCAAACGGCTTGCACGGCTTGGCGGCACCCAGAAGCAGCTGGAAGCGGTTCCCAGAAGAAAAGGGGCGTAA
- a CDS encoding MATE family efflux transporter — translation MFNHVPRLLRLAFPLILSSSAVMTMQIIDTIVLSWHSAEAVAAMGPSSLAVILFQGFLYGIAAYAGTFVAHSHGRGDSMGVKKSTWMGIHAALFSGLAALIAAWPLARLFLLMGHDPLVARYEMTYFWICMAGSFFPVAGGALAGWLSGIGRTLAITWVMLFAFTINAVLTWALVLGRCGLPQMGIAGAAIGTVTAEMISASLFTILFARAGGFGEAAARRFEWPAFRHFLLLAVPVGLRISGELVAWTLFLVIIGRLGVAELAASSIAFRINGLAFFPAIGLAQAAGILVGQARGAGKDHDVPAIAWQSLAVGEAWMLAMALLFALAPAPLMSVFAGFGPESAQIVAAGILILKFVALYCILDAANIIIGWVLAAAGDTRWLAWAYCASSGVFLALLWLVDRTMPGLVTEWTLATIFIGTTAVIWMVRFQSGAWQKARVLRETVVPTV, via the coding sequence ATGTTCAATCACGTCCCGCGCCTGCTCAGGCTGGCTTTCCCCCTGATTCTTTCATCCTCGGCCGTCATGACCATGCAGATCATTGATACGATCGTGCTGTCGTGGCACTCGGCCGAGGCCGTGGCGGCCATGGGACCTTCCAGCCTGGCCGTGATCCTGTTCCAGGGTTTTTTATACGGCATCGCCGCCTATGCCGGCACCTTTGTGGCCCACAGCCACGGACGCGGGGACAGCATGGGCGTTAAAAAATCCACGTGGATGGGCATTCATGCCGCCCTGTTTTCCGGCCTGGCGGCACTGATCGCTGCCTGGCCCCTGGCCCGGCTGTTTCTGCTGATGGGCCACGATCCACTGGTGGCCCGGTATGAGATGACCTATTTCTGGATCTGCATGGCCGGATCTTTTTTCCCGGTGGCCGGCGGCGCACTGGCCGGCTGGCTCTCCGGCATCGGCCGCACCCTTGCCATCACCTGGGTCATGCTTTTTGCGTTTACCATCAATGCCGTGCTGACCTGGGCCCTGGTGCTGGGCAGGTGTGGCCTGCCTCAAATGGGTATTGCCGGCGCGGCCATCGGCACCGTGACCGCGGAAATGATCTCCGCCAGCCTGTTCACGATCCTGTTTGCAAGGGCCGGCGGGTTCGGCGAGGCAGCGGCCCGCCGGTTTGAATGGCCCGCCTTCCGCCATTTTCTCTTGCTGGCCGTGCCCGTGGGGTTAAGGATCAGCGGCGAACTGGTGGCCTGGACCCTGTTTCTGGTGATCATCGGCCGGCTGGGCGTGGCAGAGCTGGCCGCCTCCAGCATCGCCTTCCGCATCAACGGCCTGGCCTTTTTCCCGGCCATCGGCCTGGCCCAGGCCGCGGGCATCCTGGTGGGTCAGGCCCGGGGCGCCGGGAAAGACCATGATGTACCGGCCATTGCCTGGCAGTCCCTGGCCGTGGGTGAGGCGTGGATGCTGGCCATGGCCCTGCTGTTTGCCCTGGCCCCGGCCCCGCTGATGTCGGTTTTTGCCGGCTTCGGGCCGGAAAGCGCCCAAATCGTGGCCGCCGGCATCCTGATTTTAAAATTCGTGGCCCTTTACTGCATTCTGGACGCGGCCAACATCATCATCGGGTGGGTGCTGGCCGCCGCCGGGGACACCCGGTGGCTGGCCTGGGCCTACTGCGCCTCTTCCGGCGTGTTTCTCGCGCTGCTCTGGCTGGTGGACCGGACCATGCCCGGCCTGGTCACGGAATGGACCCTGGCCACGATTTTTATCGGCACCACGGCCGTGATCTGGATGGTGCGGTTTCAGTCCGGGGCCTGGCAAAAGGCCCGGGTGCTGCGGGAGACTGTTGTACCGACGGTTTAA
- a CDS encoding YgiQ family radical SAM protein, with the protein MFLPATPEEVHALGWEAVDVILVTGDAYIDAPSVGVAVIGRVLSDAGYRVGVIAQPDLSGDDIARLGEPALFWGVTGGCVDSMVSNYTATGKKRKSDDLTPGGVNNRRPDRAVIAYANLIRRHFKQTRPIVLGGIEASLRRISHYDCWSDSVRRSVLCDAKADFLVFGMGERTVVKLAHALKNNLPTADIRGLCYMSREKPDTCVELPAHEAVAQDKELFATMYAEFYKQSRTPRGKRLCQLQDTRYLVINPPPQPLSTEELDHVYGLAYQRSVHPTDKAAGEVRAIETTQFSIVTHRGCFGECSFCAITVHEGPIIMSRSEASILREARQMRDHPDFKGTIYNVGGATANMYGAGCGRKKTGGVCAGRQCLWPEICDNLVVDHHRQRRLLEKIGKLAGVRHVFVQSGIRHDLVLHDAGGGQRYLEALLTRHISGQMKIAPEHSEPHVLRLMGKPGADVWTRFVREFNTTKKRLSKRVFFTCYFIAAFPGCTLADMRRLGAIVKKTLAFTPEQVQIFTPAPSTPATAMYHTEKDQNGNPVFVEKDPAKKEAQKRVLTEAAKEVPPVRPTDRRPSGPKKTRPRKGPANRPGSTRGR; encoded by the coding sequence ATGTTTTTACCGGCAACACCGGAAGAGGTTCATGCCCTGGGATGGGAGGCGGTAGACGTTATCCTGGTCACCGGGGACGCCTATATTGACGCCCCGTCGGTGGGCGTGGCCGTGATCGGCCGGGTGCTGTCCGATGCCGGCTATCGGGTGGGGGTGATTGCCCAGCCCGACCTCTCTGGAGACGATATCGCCCGGCTGGGCGAGCCGGCCCTGTTCTGGGGGGTGACCGGCGGGTGCGTGGATTCCATGGTCTCCAATTACACGGCCACGGGGAAAAAACGGAAAAGCGACGACCTGACCCCGGGCGGGGTCAACAACCGGCGGCCGGACCGGGCCGTGATCGCCTACGCCAACCTGATCCGCCGCCACTTCAAGCAGACCCGGCCCATTGTGCTGGGCGGCATCGAGGCCAGCCTGCGGCGCATCTCCCATTATGACTGCTGGAGCGATTCGGTACGCCGGTCCGTGCTGTGCGACGCCAAGGCCGATTTTCTGGTCTTCGGCATGGGCGAACGCACCGTGGTGAAGCTGGCCCACGCGTTGAAAAACAACCTGCCCACAGCCGACATTCGGGGCCTCTGCTACATGTCCCGCGAAAAACCGGACACCTGCGTGGAACTGCCCGCCCATGAGGCGGTGGCCCAGGATAAAGAGCTGTTTGCCACAATGTATGCCGAGTTTTACAAACAGAGCCGCACGCCCCGGGGCAAACGGCTGTGCCAGCTTCAGGACACCCGCTACCTGGTGATCAACCCGCCCCCTCAGCCCCTTTCCACCGAGGAGCTGGACCATGTGTACGGGCTTGCGTATCAACGATCCGTGCACCCGACGGACAAGGCGGCAGGCGAAGTGCGGGCGATTGAAACCACACAGTTTTCCATTGTCACCCATCGCGGGTGCTTTGGCGAGTGCAGCTTCTGCGCCATTACGGTTCATGAAGGCCCGATTATCATGAGCCGAAGCGAGGCCTCCATTCTGCGGGAGGCCCGCCAGATGAGGGACCATCCGGATTTTAAGGGCACCATTTATAACGTGGGCGGGGCCACGGCCAACATGTACGGCGCCGGGTGCGGCCGCAAAAAAACCGGCGGGGTGTGTGCCGGCCGCCAGTGTCTCTGGCCGGAGATCTGCGACAACCTTGTGGTGGACCACCATCGGCAACGGCGGCTTTTAGAAAAGATCGGCAAGCTGGCCGGTGTGCGGCATGTGTTTGTGCAGTCCGGTATTCGTCACGACCTGGTGCTGCATGACGCCGGCGGCGGGCAGCGGTACCTGGAGGCCCTGCTGACCCGTCACATATCGGGCCAGATGAAGATCGCGCCGGAGCACTCGGAACCCCATGTGCTGCGGCTGATGGGCAAACCCGGCGCCGATGTGTGGACCCGGTTCGTGCGGGAGTTCAACACCACCAAAAAACGGCTGAGCAAGCGGGTATTTTTCACCTGCTATTTTATCGCGGCCTTTCCCGGATGCACCCTGGCCGACATGCGCCGCCTGGGCGCCATCGTCAAAAAAACCCTGGCCTTTACACCGGAGCAGGTCCAGATATTTACCCCGGCCCCTTCCACCCCGGCCACCGCCATGTACCACACGGAAAAGGATCAGAACGGCAATCCCGTGTTCGTGGAAAAAGACCCGGCAAAAAAAGAGGCACAGAAAAGGGTGCTTACCGAGGCGGCAAAGGAGGTGCCGCCAGTGCGGCCGACAGATCGCCGGCCATCCGGTCCAAAAAAGACTCGGCCGCGCAAAGGGCCTGCCAATCGGCCAGGTTCGACCAGAGGGCGGTAA
- the rsmG gene encoding 16S rRNA (guanine(527)-N(7))-methyltransferase RsmG, giving the protein MAAVKKQRTSAGESRHTQREMARLLARSGIVLSDAGLKQLWSYHCLLRKHNPELNLTRIHNFENMVLKLYVDSILPGTLVDLPSPLLDLGTGPGMPGIPLKIAFPELTVLLAEGRGKRVAFLNTAVQELGLYGVSVIGRAIAPDFQEPVAGVITRAVEAMAATLERVDGCLSSGGKIFFMKGPSCDDEIADAQAKFGARFRLTDDIAYSIAHTPHRRRLVIFERLDASRRQQKAAAMNRHRVHVIESENNARFKELKKLLGGRGVKKQNLALVAGVKPVTEALAAFPDQCRAWITRQDQTPPPENAPSHLAWEQLAPALFEALDVFGTRAPLLLFEPSSMGVWRPDEGFSPGCTLLLPFQDPENAGAAIRSAVAFGAAKIVLLSECAHPFHPKTIRASAGAVLHAPLFEGPSLKDLPEDLPIVPLSMEGAPITGFSFPAAFGLLAGIEGPGLPDAWRSRAVSIPVTGAVESLNAATAIAVALYAWSQAGK; this is encoded by the coding sequence ATGGCAGCCGTAAAAAAACAGCGCACCTCCGCAGGAGAAAGCCGGCACACGCAGCGGGAGATGGCCCGCCTGCTTGCGCGGTCGGGCATCGTGCTTTCCGATGCCGGCTTAAAGCAGCTATGGTCATACCACTGTTTGCTGCGCAAACACAACCCTGAGTTGAACCTCACCCGCATTCACAATTTTGAAAACATGGTGCTAAAGCTCTACGTGGATTCCATCCTGCCCGGCACACTGGTCGATCTGCCCTCCCCTCTGCTGGACCTTGGCACCGGCCCGGGCATGCCCGGTATTCCGCTGAAAATAGCCTTTCCGGAGCTAACCGTGCTGCTGGCCGAAGGCCGGGGCAAGCGGGTGGCGTTTCTCAACACCGCTGTTCAGGAACTGGGCCTTTACGGTGTTTCAGTGATCGGCCGGGCCATTGCCCCGGACTTTCAGGAGCCGGTGGCCGGCGTGATCACCCGGGCCGTGGAGGCCATGGCCGCCACCCTGGAGCGGGTTGATGGCTGTCTTTCCTCGGGCGGCAAAATCTTTTTCATGAAAGGCCCTTCCTGCGACGACGAGATTGCCGATGCACAGGCAAAGTTTGGCGCCCGGTTTCGGCTGACGGATGATATAGCCTACTCCATTGCCCACACTCCCCACCGGCGGCGGCTGGTGATATTTGAACGCCTGGACGCCTCCCGGCGCCAGCAAAAGGCGGCGGCCATGAACAGACACAGGGTGCATGTGATTGAAAGCGAAAACAATGCCCGGTTCAAGGAGTTAAAAAAACTGCTGGGGGGCCGGGGCGTAAAAAAACAAAACCTGGCCCTGGTTGCCGGGGTAAAGCCGGTAACCGAGGCCCTGGCCGCCTTTCCCGATCAGTGCCGGGCCTGGATCACCCGGCAGGACCAGACGCCGCCGCCGGAAAACGCCCCGTCCCATCTTGCCTGGGAGCAGCTGGCCCCGGCCCTGTTTGAAGCCCTGGATGTTTTCGGCACCCGCGCCCCCCTGCTGCTGTTTGAACCCTCGTCCATGGGGGTCTGGCGGCCGGACGAAGGATTTTCACCGGGCTGCACCCTGCTGTTGCCTTTTCAGGACCCGGAAAACGCCGGGGCCGCCATTCGTTCAGCCGTTGCCTTTGGCGCGGCAAAAATCGTGCTTTTGTCCGAGTGCGCCCACCCCTTTCATCCCAAAACCATTCGGGCCTCAGCCGGGGCCGTGCTGCACGCCCCCCTGTTTGAAGGCCCGTCGTTAAAGGACCTGCCCGAGGACCTGCCCATTGTGCCCCTCTCCATGGAGGGGGCTCCCATCACCGGGTTTTCCTTCCCCGCCGCCTTCGGCCTGCTGGCCGGCATCGAGGGGCCCGGTCTGCCCGATGCGTGGCGCAGCCGGGCGGTGTCGATTCCGGTCACCGGCGCCGTGGAATCACTGAACGCGGCCACCGCCATTGCCGTTGCCCTGTATGCGTGGTCCCAGGCGGGAAAATAA
- a CDS encoding RluA family pseudouridine synthase: protein MTAPTPDFFIPQWPVLYEDNHLLALYKPAGLLVQGDSTGDPTLLELGRCWLKIRYNKPGKVFLGMVHRLDRPVAGVVLFCRTSKAAGRISAQFRDGVTAKQYVAVVEGVIPENEGRLANHIFRRGPTSHIIDVPTPKSREARLAFHVIDRTDSRTLVKIDLETGRHHQIRVQFAHLGFPVVGDLRYGAPAPLPGRQIALLARRLTVTHPTLGHALTFTSSFPWGWPWPGDHANSDAPPWNWSEIQETVMPLLPPEAPC, encoded by the coding sequence ATGACCGCCCCAACACCCGACTTTTTCATACCCCAATGGCCGGTGCTGTATGAAGACAACCATCTTCTGGCCCTTTATAAACCAGCCGGCCTGCTTGTTCAAGGAGATAGCACCGGCGACCCCACCCTTCTGGAGCTGGGCCGGTGCTGGCTCAAAATACGGTACAACAAGCCGGGCAAGGTTTTTCTGGGAATGGTGCACCGCCTGGATCGGCCCGTGGCCGGGGTGGTGCTGTTCTGCCGCACCTCCAAGGCGGCGGGCCGGATCAGCGCTCAGTTCCGCGACGGTGTTACGGCCAAACAGTACGTGGCCGTGGTGGAAGGCGTCATTCCCGAGAACGAGGGCCGCCTGGCTAACCACATTTTTCGGCGCGGCCCCACCAGCCATATTATTGACGTTCCTACCCCGAAAAGCCGGGAGGCGCGCCTGGCCTTTCACGTGATTGACAGGACAGACAGCCGCACCCTGGTCAAGATCGACCTTGAAACCGGCCGCCATCACCAGATTCGGGTCCAGTTTGCCCACCTGGGCTTTCCCGTGGTGGGTGACCTGCGCTACGGCGCCCCGGCCCCGCTGCCCGGCCGCCAGATCGCCCTGCTGGCCCGGCGCCTGACAGTGACCCATCCCACCCTGGGCCATGCACTTACCTTTACCAGCTCATTTCCCTGGGGCTGGCCCTGGCCCGGCGACCACGCCAACAGTGACGCCCCGCCCTGGAACTGGTCGGAGATACAGGAGACCGTCATGCCCCTTCTGCCGCCGGAGGCGCCATGTTAA
- the mgtE gene encoding magnesium transporter, with protein sequence MTVKNPLVVPELRELIAAGDAQALQAFCKTGHPAVVAEMISALPGTEAWEVLRHADFPLRSDIFSHMDEDLQIEIIGSLRRMEVARLLADMPPDDRADLFKELPDEMQESVLPALAQAEREDIRRLTAYEEGTAGAVMTSDYVTLPPHLTASQAIDHLRKVAPDKETIYYGYVVDEKRKLQGFVSLKDLIVARRESKVGDIMHPEVIFARVEEDQEDAARKIQKYDLLALPVINGGDTLVGIITHDDALDIITQEQTEDMEKLMAIAGSHEAGVYMKTSAWAHLKNRSPWIVMLACLSMVSGFIVQSHEGMLLQFAILASFMPMLADTGGNTGSQAAALIIRALALKEISTRDILRVLAKEFQVGLGLSLMLALVAFGRVMFFGEASTMPESYSLVSIAVAISAALGLQVVSATLIGVFLPMFAALLKKDPAVVASPALTTMVDITGLLIYFTTIKLMLGI encoded by the coding sequence ATGACAGTCAAAAATCCCCTTGTTGTCCCCGAACTGCGTGAACTGATCGCGGCCGGGGACGCGCAAGCACTTCAAGCCTTTTGCAAGACCGGCCATCCCGCTGTTGTGGCCGAAATGATCTCGGCCCTGCCGGGCACGGAAGCCTGGGAGGTGCTGCGCCACGCCGATTTTCCCCTGCGCTCCGACATCTTCAGCCACATGGACGAGGATCTCCAGATCGAGATTATCGGTTCCCTGCGGCGCATGGAGGTGGCCCGCCTGCTGGCCGACATGCCCCCGGATGACCGGGCCGACCTGTTCAAGGAACTGCCCGACGAGATGCAGGAGTCGGTGCTGCCGGCCCTGGCCCAGGCCGAGCGGGAGGACATCCGCCGCTTGACCGCCTATGAAGAGGGCACGGCCGGCGCGGTCATGACATCAGACTACGTGACCCTGCCCCCCCATCTCACCGCCTCCCAGGCCATCGACCATCTGCGCAAGGTGGCGCCGGACAAGGAGACCATCTATTACGGGTACGTGGTGGATGAGAAAAGAAAGCTCCAGGGCTTTGTCTCCTTAAAAGACCTGATCGTGGCCCGGCGGGAATCCAAAGTGGGCGACATCATGCACCCTGAGGTGATTTTTGCCCGGGTGGAGGAGGACCAGGAGGACGCGGCCCGCAAAATTCAGAAATACGACCTTTTGGCCCTGCCCGTGATCAACGGCGGCGACACCCTGGTGGGCATCATCACCCACGACGACGCCCTTGACATCATCACCCAGGAACAGACCGAGGACATGGAAAAGCTCATGGCCATCGCCGGCAGCCATGAGGCCGGGGTATACATGAAAACTTCGGCCTGGGCCCACCTGAAAAACCGGTCCCCCTGGATCGTGATGCTGGCCTGCCTGAGCATGGTATCGGGTTTTATCGTTCAGAGCCATGAGGGCATGCTGCTTCAGTTTGCCATTCTGGCCTCCTTCATGCCCATGCTGGCCGATACCGGCGGCAACACCGGGAGCCAGGCCGCGGCCCTTATCATTCGGGCCCTGGCGTTAAAAGAGATCTCGACCAGAGATATTCTCCGGGTCCTGGCCAAGGAGTTCCAGGTGGGATTGGGGCTCTCCCTGATGCTGGCGCTTGTGGCCTTTGGCCGTGTGATGTTTTTCGGCGAAGCCTCCACCATGCCGGAGAGCTACTCCCTGGTCTCCATTGCCGTTGCTATTTCCGCAGCCCTGGGCCTTCAGGTGGTTTCCGCCACCTTGATCGGTGTATTTCTGCCCATGTTCGCGGCCCTGCTGAAAAAAGACCCGGCCGTGGTGGCCAGCCCGGCGTTGACCACCATGGTGGACATCACCGGCCTGTTGATCTATTTCACCACCATCAAACTGATGCTGGGTATATGA